AGTGATAGAACATTTTATTCAAAAGGATAATTCCATTGTGTATACAGGTCGTCATAAGGCGCATTATGTAAATTTGGATGTGCGTCATACACTGGCATCCTCGGCTATTCCAGTTTTGTTTCCACCGGTGCGTATTGGTAACGATTACTATTGCGATGGTGGTTTGCGTTTAAATACGCCTATGTCGCCGGCTATTCATATGGGGGCTGAAAAGGTATTGGTGATTGGACTTCATCACAAAAGTGAAAGCGCCGAAGCGCCACAGTTGCCTGTGGTAGATTTAAATCCGCTGTACCCGTCGCTGGGTGAATTGATGGGTAATATTTTAAAAACAGTTTTGGTGGATAGGTTAGAATACGATTTGGCGCAGTTAGCGCGCATTAACCAAATTATTAATGCCTGCAAAGAAGCCTTTGGCTCCGATTTTTTAGAAAAGCTTAACGGATACATGGCCGAGCATGGCAAGGGAAACGAGTTTGGTATTAGAGGGCTCACACAAATAGAAGCGCTGGGTATTTTTCCTAGCCGTGATATTCGCAAGGTTTTTTTTGAATGTGTGGAGCAAAAGAATTTTTTAAGACAAAACACCAGCTACTTTGAGCGCTTTTTACTAAAAGCTTTGGATGTAGATTTAATGAGTGGACTTGATTTTTTAACCTTTATTTTATTTATTCCGGCGTATCTTAAAAAGCTGCTTGAATTGGGTTTTGAGGATGCGCGCGCCAATCACAATAAACTGGTTTCATTTTTTGAAGATTAAGCTCCCAGCTCTGAACAAATCATCGATAATTTATCTTCTACGTGTTCGGTTTTAAGTGTGATGGGCAATACGCCAAATTTAAAACTGAGCATGTAGTTTTTGTTACCCACGCTTAAAGGTTGTGCGGCCAAAACACGCGACAAGCGTTTCCAAAATACTTTTGATTCGGCTACGGTTGTGTGTGGCAAAAGAAGTCCCAAATGTTTTTCATCGTAACGGCATACAATATCCGATAAGCGGATATTTTTTTGAATAAGCTTGCCCAATTCTTTAAGCACATTTTCGGTGCTTTCGCTGCCGTAGCGTTCTGTAAGCATGTCCCACTGTTCGGCGGTAATCAGCGCCACGCACACCGGAAATTTATAACGGCGGCTGCGTTCTAGCTCTTCGTTTAGCCGCATAAATAAATAGTGTTTGTTAAAAAGACCGGTAGAGGGATCGTGCAGGGGGGCTTCCATTTGTGTGTTAAGGGCCGCCCATTTGCTGTTTTCAAGCGCGCGTACTACAGCCAGTTGAAGAAGAGCGGGGGTTAGTTCTTCTTTATGAAGGCGCTCTGTATTTTTAAGCTTTTTAAGGGGCGTATCTTTTTGAGCCAGAAGAAAAACGGGAGTCTTTTTTTTATGTTTTTTAAGATCGCGATCAATTTTTAAATGAATGTCCAGTTCCCAACCGCTTTCATCCACCAAAATAATATCCATGTCGTGCGTGTTGATAAACTGGAGGCTTTCGGTTTGATTGTTAATAAAGCACAAATCAAAGCCGTTTAAACCCTGGATAAGCACGCTTTTAAGATGTTTGGGGATATTAACCGCCAAGACCTTCCGCATCAAAATAGTATATCAAACCTAAAAGCATTTCAGGACCTAAAATTTTGGCCTTTTTACGCGTTGCGTTATGAGGGTTTTTACTTGATGTTAGCAAGGAAGCTGAGTATTTCATAAGAAGAATTTTGGTCCCCTTCGTCTAGTGGCCCAGGACGTCGCCCTCTCACGGCGAAAACACGGATTCGAATTCCGTAGGGGGCAAGAATAACCCACCTCTGTCTCCTCCCTTGCTTTAAGGGAGGAGGACTTACTTACAAAATTGTGCAGATGTCCCTCCCCCTTAGAGTAAGGGGGAGGACAGGAGGGGGTTACTCTTTCTTCCAACAATTGATTCTCATTTCTCCGATAATCCGCTATTATTTTCAATTCATGACCAAGCTAGATGGCCAAATTTTAGGCAATAATATTAGGGAAGGGATTATTCGTTTTGACGATGCTTCGCCGCTATTGGGGCGGGTTACAGGCCTTACCAATGTGGGAAGAGGGCGTTCTAAAAATCAGGATGCTTTGTCGGTACACATGCTTCCCGATCGTTTAGTATTGTGTGTTGCCGATGGTTTGGGTTGTTATGAAAATTCCGAGAAATCGGCTTATCATGCGGTTACTTCTGTGCCTCAAGATTTGGCCGAGGGTATCGATTTTGTAAACAGCTGTGGCGATGTGCATCATGAACTACTCAATTATTATCCGTATCTGCAAAAAGGCTATCCCAAATTGCCATCCCAAAAAGAAGACATGGGGGCTACCACTTTAGTGTCTGCCGAAATTTTGGGAAACCGCCTGACTATTGCCAATATCGGCGATTCACGGGCGTATCTCATCCGCGATAATAAAATTATTTTCTCAACGCGCGATCAATCTATTTTAGGCCTTATGTTTTTAACGGGAGAAGTAAAAAAAACGGATAACTGGCGTAAAAATCCGTACCGCAGTGTATTGCTCAATGCTTTAGGCAGCCCCGAAAAAGAATTTGATTATATTGTGAATGATAAAATGGTGCCTAATCCCACCGGTTTTCCGCTTTTAGAAACCATGGAAATTAAAAAAGACGATTATTTGCTTTTAGCCAGTGATGGTTTTTATATGAATTTAACTGAAACTGAAATTGCCAACGAATGTCCCAGGCATCATCATAATCCTGAATGGTTTACCGATAAAATTTTACAGGTCATTAAAAACGGAAAAACAACCGAAGGCATTGAAGCTACGCACGATAATTTTACTTTCCTTGTTTATAAGCATTTGTAGATGTGGCTAACCATGAAACATGGATTAACCCCGAGTAGTAAAGGAGTTTTGCTGTGATTGATTTTTATGCAGTAAATGCCTTGAGCTCTCAATTACTTATTCCCATTTTTATTGCGCATGTAGTTGTTGTTTTTTTAGGATCTATAGGGGTTAGGCGAGGTATTGTTTCTAAAAAAACGGCTTTGGTTGTGGTCGGTATCTGGGGTTTCGTCTTTTTTTGTTATATATTTTTTTTAGCGCAATCGAAGAATTTGATTGATAATGATCGGTTGCAAAAATTTATTTCACTGACGAAAAGTGCCAAGTCGATACAGCTTGTGTATAGCCCGAAAGGGTTAATTACTATTAGGAATATAGAGGATATTGTCAGTTTAGGCCAAACGATTGAGCGTGCAGAAAGAAACGGTCCGCATCACAGTTATGCTATTCACAGGATAAAACTCTTTTTTCCCGATTTGGAATTTATTTATGTTATTGGCCAGGATAGTGATAACAAAGATGAATACCACCTTTTTCTTAATTGTAAGGATTGTGCCGACCAAACAGCGTACGAGGTTGCTCAGTTTTTTTCGCCAGAACTGACACAATGGTTTAAACGGCAAGATGTAGAATTTAACGAGAAAAAATAAATTACACGCTAAAATTTTTATCAATCTCCGGACCGGGGCCGCCGATGTTGATCGTGGGCATTTTCTTTTTAATCTCGTCTGCCTGAGCCGCTACTTTACCGGCAATTTCTAAAAAGCGTTTTGATTGTGCAGCTCCCGGATCGCGCACTACAACGGGAATACCGTCATCGCCACATTTGCGGGTTTGTTCTTCCAGCGGAATTTCACCCAGGAAAGGAACTTCCAAAACTTTGGCTTTATTTTGAGCGCCAGCGTGCGAGAAAATATCGGTGGAGTGATTGCAATGAGGGCACACAAAGGTGCTCATGTTTTCGATAATACCTAAAATATCTATGTTCACCTTGCGGAACATGCTCACACCTTTTACGGCATCAGCGAGTGCTACATCCTGCGGGGTGCTTACAATGACTACACCCGTTACACTTAAAATTTGGGCTAAACTTAATTGGATATCACCGGTTCCGGGAGGGAGATCCACTACTAAATAATCCAGTTCGCCCCACGACACATCACTTACCAATTGCTGAAACATGCGGCTTACCATGGGGCCGCGCCATACAACGGCGTCCTCCGGTTTTACAAAAAAACCAAAACTCATCACCGATATGCCGTGCTTGGGAATAGGTTTAAACTTTTTCTCATCGGCCATGACAGGATCTTGGCCTTTTAAGCCCAGCATAATGTGCTGAGAAGGGCCGTAGATATCGGCATCTAATAAGCCCACCTTGTGGCCTAAGCTGGCTAAGGCACAGGCTAAATTAACAGAAACGGTAGATTTACCAACGCCACCTTTACCGGAGGCTACGGCAATGACCGCACCAAATTT
This portion of the bacterium genome encodes:
- a CDS encoding patatin-like phospholipase family protein, translated to MSLPVSNTPRQKKLAIVLSGGGARGAYEAGVIHYIRTMLPPHIAKKRHVDILAGSSIGAINTCFMAATAHNLEFQGQQAYTIWNNLNQNNVYRRGVGSLTAFLMRSFFGIMRNIFSRGNKNLNQVQLNRIHFSGFLDTTPLPRLLHSIIPWRQIPVNIQNGHIKAVSLTTTNIHSGVIEHFIQKDNSIVYTGRHKAHYVNLDVRHTLASSAIPVLFPPVRIGNDYYCDGGLRLNTPMSPAIHMGAEKVLVIGLHHKSESAEAPQLPVVDLNPLYPSLGELMGNILKTVLVDRLEYDLAQLARINQIINACKEAFGSDFLEKLNGYMAEHGKGNEFGIRGLTQIEALGIFPSRDIRKVFFECVEQKNFLRQNTSYFERFLLKALDVDLMSGLDFLTFILFIPAYLKKLLELGFEDARANHNKLVSFFED
- a CDS encoding diguanylate cyclase, encoding MAVNIPKHLKSVLIQGLNGFDLCFINNQTESLQFINTHDMDIILVDESGWELDIHLKIDRDLKKHKKKTPVFLLAQKDTPLKKLKNTERLHKEELTPALLQLAVVRALENSKWAALNTQMEAPLHDPSTGLFNKHYLFMRLNEELERSRRYKFPVCVALITAEQWDMLTERYGSESTENVLKELGKLIQKNIRLSDIVCRYDEKHLGLLLPHTTVAESKVFWKRLSRVLAAQPLSVGNKNYMLSFKFGVLPITLKTEHVEDKLSMICSELGA
- a CDS encoding serine/threonine-protein phosphatase, which codes for MTKLDGQILGNNIREGIIRFDDASPLLGRVTGLTNVGRGRSKNQDALSVHMLPDRLVLCVADGLGCYENSEKSAYHAVTSVPQDLAEGIDFVNSCGDVHHELLNYYPYLQKGYPKLPSQKEDMGATTLVSAEILGNRLTIANIGDSRAYLIRDNKIIFSTRDQSILGLMFLTGEVKKTDNWRKNPYRSVLLNALGSPEKEFDYIVNDKMVPNPTGFPLLETMEIKKDDYLLLASDGFYMNLTETEIANECPRHHHNPEWFTDKILQVIKNGKTTEGIEATHDNFTFLVYKHL
- a CDS encoding Mrp/NBP35 family ATP-binding protein; protein product: MSDTLPPNKFGAVIAVASGKGGVGKSTVSVNLACALASLGHKVGLLDADIYGPSQHIMLGLKGQDPVMADEKKFKPIPKHGISVMSFGFFVKPEDAVVWRGPMVSRMFQQLVSDVSWGELDYLVVDLPPGTGDIQLSLAQILSVTGVVIVSTPQDVALADAVKGVSMFRKVNIDILGIIENMSTFVCPHCNHSTDIFSHAGAQNKAKVLEVPFLGEIPLEEQTRKCGDDGIPVVVRDPGAAQSKRFLEIAGKVAAQADEIKKKMPTINIGGPGPEIDKNFSV